In Vicinamibacterales bacterium, the following are encoded in one genomic region:
- a CDS encoding MBL fold metallo-hydrolase translates to MPVPYKISAGVLLAVTVMGAGALAQRNDAANPEITVTLLGSGGGPNPNPKRFGPSILVEAGGQTLLFDCGRGASIRLAQLGIRLGQVRNVFLTHLHSDHIIGLPDLYLTGWGAQGRRTPLRVWGPAGTKEMMAHLVKAFDFDIRIRRDVDEKFVKEGIEVSSTDIKEGVIFEEGGVAVTAFYVDHRPIEPAFGYRVDYRGRSVAMSGDTRFSENLIKHAKGVDLLIHEAIDPLEVRARLSRLAATQAEIDNIVAHHITAEEAGVVFARVKPKLAVYAHISDADLITPARKSYSGPLEAGEDLMAIDIGSNVTVRRANK, encoded by the coding sequence ATGCCAGTGCCATACAAGATCAGTGCGGGCGTTCTTCTCGCCGTCACCGTCATGGGTGCGGGTGCCCTGGCGCAGCGGAACGATGCCGCCAACCCTGAGATCACCGTGACGTTGCTCGGCTCCGGCGGCGGGCCGAACCCGAACCCGAAGCGCTTCGGACCGAGCATTCTCGTCGAGGCCGGCGGCCAGACGCTGCTCTTCGACTGCGGCCGCGGCGCCAGCATCCGTCTCGCACAACTCGGGATCCGTCTGGGGCAGGTGCGAAACGTCTTCCTGACGCACCTGCATTCCGATCACATCATCGGACTGCCGGACCTGTACCTGACGGGATGGGGCGCACAGGGGCGCAGGACACCCCTTCGGGTGTGGGGCCCTGCGGGCACGAAAGAAATGATGGCGCACCTCGTGAAGGCGTTCGACTTCGATATCCGGATCCGGCGCGACGTCGACGAGAAGTTCGTCAAGGAAGGCATCGAGGTGTCGAGCACCGACATCAAGGAGGGCGTGATCTTCGAAGAGGGAGGCGTGGCGGTCACCGCGTTCTACGTCGATCACCGCCCGATCGAGCCCGCGTTCGGATACCGTGTCGACTACCGCGGACGATCGGTCGCCATGTCAGGGGACACGCGGTTCTCCGAGAACCTGATAAAGCACGCGAAGGGCGTCGACCTGTTGATCCACGAGGCCATCGATCCCCTGGAAGTGCGCGCGCGGCTCAGCAGGCTGGCCGCGACGCAAGCCGAGATCGACAACATCGTCGCGCATCACATCACGGCCGAAGAGGCCGGCGTCGTGTTCGCCCGCGTGAAGCCGAAGCTTGCCGTCTACGCGCATATCTCGGATGCGGATCTCATCACGCCGGCGCGGAAATCGTACTCGGGTCCGCTCGAAGCCGGCGAGGACCTGATGGCGATCGACATCGGCAGCAATGTCACGGTGCGTCGAGCCAACAAGTAA
- a CDS encoding Gfo/Idh/MocA family oxidoreductase: MNRRVFLSKTAAATVGFAAAFPARARGQKSPNETINVAIIGLRGDNKGHPTWTARGRGQDHYQHLAAIPNVRITHVVDVDERHFGDSLSFVRGKWGGDPKTETDFRRILDNREVDAVTIAAPDHWHALMTIWACQAGKDVYVEKPVSHNLVEGRRMIEAARRYGRVVAVGTQRRSSAALARAVQFVREGGLGTLYGGKTIMYRYRDPIGVATNGPVPPGVHYDRWLGPAPARPFNANHFHYHWHWFWEYGTSDLGNTGVHSIDAARWLLGKDEHPRTAHSMGGLHEAGAPTDQVTPNTQQASWQYADGTQLQCEVRNWYSGPPEAQGIFIFGSKGWMRVGDDGAQVYFGRKNEPGPKLTVEKEPDAGQAHFENFIGCIRTRQPQNLGATIADGHLSTALCHLGNISCRLRRSVTFDGTKERFVGDEEADALLGRTYRAPYLLPERP; this comes from the coding sequence ATCGTCGCGTGTTCCTGTCGAAAACCGCGGCCGCGACCGTGGGGTTCGCGGCGGCGTTCCCCGCGCGGGCACGCGGGCAGAAGAGTCCCAACGAGACGATCAACGTCGCCATCATCGGCCTGCGCGGCGACAACAAGGGACACCCGACGTGGACCGCGCGCGGCCGCGGCCAGGATCACTACCAGCATCTCGCCGCGATTCCCAACGTCCGCATCACCCACGTCGTGGACGTGGACGAGCGGCATTTCGGAGACTCGTTGTCGTTCGTCAGGGGAAAGTGGGGCGGAGATCCGAAGACGGAAACGGACTTCCGGCGGATCCTCGACAACCGCGAGGTCGATGCCGTGACGATTGCGGCTCCCGATCACTGGCACGCGCTGATGACCATCTGGGCCTGTCAGGCGGGCAAGGACGTCTACGTCGAGAAACCCGTCAGCCACAACCTCGTCGAAGGCCGCCGGATGATCGAGGCCGCCAGGCGGTACGGCCGCGTGGTGGCGGTGGGAACGCAGCGGCGCAGCAGCGCGGCGCTTGCCAGAGCCGTTCAGTTCGTCCGCGAAGGCGGTCTGGGAACGCTCTATGGCGGCAAGACCATCATGTATCGCTACCGGGATCCGATCGGCGTCGCGACGAACGGTCCGGTACCTCCGGGGGTTCACTACGATCGGTGGCTCGGACCGGCGCCCGCGCGTCCGTTCAACGCCAACCATTTCCACTACCACTGGCACTGGTTCTGGGAATACGGCACCAGCGATCTGGGGAATACCGGCGTGCATTCGATCGATGCGGCGCGATGGCTGCTTGGCAAGGACGAGCATCCCCGCACCGCCCACTCGATGGGCGGCCTGCACGAGGCTGGCGCGCCAACCGATCAGGTCACACCGAACACACAGCAGGCCAGCTGGCAGTACGCGGATGGGACCCAGCTGCAGTGCGAGGTGCGGAACTGGTACAGCGGTCCGCCCGAAGCACAGGGCATCTTCATTTTCGGCTCGAAGGGATGGATGAGGGTCGGCGACGACGGCGCGCAGGTCTACTTCGGCCGTAAGAATGAACCCGGCCCCAAGCTGACCGTCGAAAAGGAACCCGACGCCGGTCAGGCGCACTTCGAGAACTTCATCGGTTGCATACGGACGCGCCAGCCGCAGAACCTCGGGGCCACGATCGCGGACGGTCATCTGTCGACGGCGCTGTGCCACCTCGGAAACATCTCCTGCCGCCTGCGGCGATCGGTGACCTTCGACGGCACGAAGGAGCGCTTCGTGGGCGACGAAGAGGCGGACGCGCTTCTCGGCCGGACCTACCGCGCGCCGTATCTGCTGCCGGAGCGGCCCTAG
- a CDS encoding S8 family serine peptidase translates to MSKLRALGSCLAAAIVVTTVQASSGPRVRPADGIGAGLQAAFAAQEEVTYLIVMKEQGVAAGAADSALDRDTRGWMVYRALKDAADRSQAPVLALLAGERAAGRVRQVRPFFSVNAIAVVARALPPAAIANHPAVDYIVPSSVITVPPLEQGTAAAQVNAIEWNIAKVRAPEVWASGFRGQGIVVAHIDTGARFDHPALVGKYRGNQGNGAFDHNYNWFDPPHGCGNPSLAPCDLNGHGTATMGTMLGDDGAGNQIGMAPDARWIACDALPSGSGTTVSLIACGDWMLAPTDLSGQNPDPARRPDVINNSWGNSGGDTFFQTILQNWRTAGIFPAFANGNNGPTCLSSGSPGDNPEAFSAGATDINDALASFSARGPSTLSFGIKPDVSAPGVNIRSSARTGGYGAFTGTSMASPHVAGLVALLWSKFPNLRGDVAGTESMIRPAALMINAGGCGIGPEDQPNNLYGWGRIDARRAVQAFPIHTDRSVYRPGHTLTVSVSLLNRLPAPQSVDLYVGVQGPSGPAVLISMFTTTMAANQKTLNVPLFNHTWTLIDPAGPYTFFSIMTARGVSPANPANWLSVDAAPVTKF, encoded by the coding sequence ATGAGCAAGCTCCGTGCGCTCGGATCGTGTCTGGCCGCCGCGATCGTGGTCACGACGGTGCAGGCTTCCTCGGGTCCGCGCGTCCGGCCGGCCGATGGCATCGGCGCCGGGCTGCAGGCGGCGTTCGCGGCGCAGGAGGAAGTCACCTACCTCATTGTCATGAAGGAGCAGGGCGTTGCCGCGGGCGCTGCCGACAGCGCCCTCGACCGTGACACGCGCGGCTGGATGGTGTATCGCGCGCTGAAGGATGCCGCCGATCGCTCGCAGGCGCCGGTACTGGCGCTGCTCGCCGGCGAGCGCGCCGCCGGCCGCGTCCGCCAGGTCCGCCCATTCTTCAGCGTCAACGCGATCGCCGTCGTCGCCCGCGCGCTCCCGCCCGCGGCAATCGCCAACCACCCGGCGGTCGACTACATCGTGCCGTCGAGCGTCATCACCGTCCCCCCGCTCGAACAGGGCACCGCCGCGGCGCAGGTGAACGCCATCGAGTGGAACATCGCAAAGGTCCGCGCGCCGGAGGTGTGGGCGTCCGGCTTCAGAGGACAGGGGATCGTCGTCGCCCACATCGACACCGGCGCGCGCTTCGATCACCCGGCGCTCGTCGGAAAGTACCGCGGCAACCAGGGCAACGGCGCGTTCGACCACAACTACAACTGGTTCGATCCGCCACACGGATGCGGCAACCCGAGCCTCGCGCCGTGCGATCTGAACGGCCACGGTACCGCCACCATGGGCACGATGCTCGGCGACGACGGCGCGGGCAATCAGATTGGCATGGCGCCCGACGCGCGCTGGATCGCCTGCGACGCGCTGCCGAGCGGCAGCGGCACCACGGTCTCGCTGATCGCGTGCGGCGACTGGATGCTCGCGCCCACCGATCTGAGCGGTCAGAACCCCGATCCCGCCAGGCGGCCGGATGTCATCAACAACTCGTGGGGAAATAGTGGCGGCGACACGTTCTTCCAGACGATTCTGCAGAACTGGCGGACGGCCGGCATCTTCCCGGCGTTCGCCAACGGCAACAATGGACCGACGTGCCTCTCGTCCGGGTCGCCGGGCGACAATCCCGAGGCGTTTTCGGCGGGGGCGACCGACATCAACGACGCCCTCGCGTCGTTCAGCGCCCGCGGACCGTCGACGCTGTCGTTCGGCATCAAGCCCGACGTGTCGGCGCCGGGCGTGAACATCCGCTCCAGCGCTCGGACCGGCGGCTACGGGGCATTCACCGGGACGTCGATGGCCTCGCCGCACGTCGCGGGTCTGGTCGCGCTGCTCTGGTCGAAGTTCCCGAACCTGCGCGGCGACGTCGCCGGGACGGAGTCGATGATCCGTCCGGCGGCATTGATGATCAACGCGGGGGGCTGCGGCATCGGCCCGGAAGATCAACCGAATAACCTGTACGGGTGGGGCCGCATCGACGCGCGCCGCGCGGTGCAGGCGTTCCCCATCCACACCGATCGGTCGGTCTACAGGCCGGGCCACACCTTGACTGTGTCGGTGTCGCTCCTCAATCGCCTGCCGGCGCCGCAGAGCGTCGATCTCTATGTCGGCGTTCAGGGCCCCAGCGGACCCGCCGTGCTGATCTCGATGTTCACCACGACGATGGCGGCCAACCAGAAGACGCTCAACGTGCCGTTGTTCAACCACACCTGGACGTTGATCGATCCGGCCGGCCCGTACACGTTCTTCTCGATCATGACGGCGCGCGGCGTCAGTCCGGCGAACCCGGCGAACTGGTTGAGTGTCGACGCCGCCCCGGTGACGAAGTTCTAG
- a CDS encoding pyrroloquinoline quinone-dependent dehydrogenase has protein sequence MLDRSRCARAALAILLLCTCLDGRARTRTGEWRSYGYDPGGSRYSPLDQVRRDNVSRLAQAWVYHHGEPAAAPGREGPAFESTPLMIGDLLYFTSPRGRVIALDAESGAERWTFDPRLTAAQGAPRHRGVAYWEAGRDRRIFVGTHDGRLIALDASTGRPRAAFGDRGQIQLDARLSLRSPPAVFKHLVIVGSAAPEFPASGPSGDVRAFDARTGRQVWEFHTIPRPGEPGHDTWEAGAWRGRTGANVWSMMAVDDVRGLVFLPIGSASYDFYGGDRRGQNLYASSIVALDAATGRLRWHFQTVHHDLWDFDVPAQPVLVSVEHDGRRVDAVAQVSKTGFVYLLERETGRPLFPIEERPVAASTVPGEAAWPTQPFPLKPPALARIAPLTRDDLSDVTPEARQYCEALFDRVVSGGLFTPHGEKLTLVFPGNLGGASWSGAAFDPGSGYLFVNVNELGAVGEMRKLASGGYRRGSDLPRGEYARFWDERRWPCQKPPWGTLNAVNLHDGSIAWRVPLGMVEALAAKGMKDTGTPNLGGAIVTAGGLVFIAGSNDARMRAFDARTGAVLWEAALPASGHATPMTYLGPRSGTQFVAIAAGGGGYLSSTHADALVAFTLK, from the coding sequence ATGCTCGACCGCAGTCGTTGCGCGCGCGCCGCACTGGCGATCCTCCTGCTGTGCACCTGTCTCGACGGACGCGCCCGCACCCGGACCGGCGAATGGCGATCGTATGGATACGATCCCGGCGGATCCCGGTATTCACCACTCGATCAGGTCAGGCGCGACAACGTGTCCCGGCTCGCCCAGGCATGGGTCTACCATCACGGCGAGCCCGCCGCTGCGCCCGGGCGCGAGGGGCCGGCGTTCGAGTCGACGCCGTTGATGATCGGCGACCTGCTGTATTTCACATCGCCGCGCGGGCGCGTGATCGCGCTCGATGCGGAGAGCGGCGCCGAGCGGTGGACCTTCGATCCCAGGCTGACGGCGGCGCAAGGCGCTCCCAGACACCGCGGCGTCGCCTACTGGGAAGCGGGCCGCGATCGCCGCATCTTCGTCGGCACGCACGACGGACGGCTGATCGCGCTCGACGCGTCGACCGGCAGGCCCAGAGCGGCGTTCGGCGATCGGGGACAGATTCAGCTCGATGCCCGCTTGAGCCTGCGATCTCCACCGGCCGTCTTCAAGCACCTGGTGATCGTCGGATCTGCCGCGCCGGAGTTTCCGGCGTCCGGTCCGTCCGGCGACGTGCGGGCGTTCGACGCACGCACCGGGCGGCAGGTGTGGGAGTTTCACACCATTCCGCGGCCCGGCGAACCCGGGCACGACACGTGGGAGGCCGGCGCATGGCGAGGCCGCACCGGCGCCAACGTGTGGTCGATGATGGCCGTCGACGACGTCCGCGGCCTGGTGTTCCTGCCGATCGGATCCGCCTCGTACGATTTCTATGGCGGCGATCGCCGCGGTCAGAACCTCTACGCGAGCAGCATCGTCGCGCTCGACGCCGCCACCGGCCGGCTGCGCTGGCATTTCCAGACCGTGCACCACGATCTCTGGGACTTCGATGTCCCGGCGCAGCCCGTGCTCGTCTCCGTCGAGCATGACGGACGTCGCGTCGATGCCGTGGCACAGGTGTCGAAGACAGGATTCGTCTACCTGCTCGAACGCGAGACGGGGCGGCCGCTGTTTCCGATCGAGGAGCGGCCGGTGGCGGCAAGCACCGTCCCCGGCGAGGCCGCGTGGCCGACGCAGCCATTTCCCCTCAAGCCGCCCGCGCTGGCGCGGATCGCGCCGCTGACACGCGACGACCTCTCCGATGTCACACCGGAGGCGCGGCAGTACTGCGAGGCCCTGTTCGACCGCGTCGTCAGCGGCGGGCTGTTCACGCCGCATGGAGAGAAGCTGACGCTCGTGTTTCCCGGGAACCTCGGGGGGGCGAGCTGGTCGGGCGCCGCCTTCGATCCAGGCAGCGGCTACCTGTTCGTGAACGTCAACGAGCTCGGCGCGGTAGGCGAAATGCGGAAGCTCGCGTCCGGCGGGTACCGGCGTGGAAGCGACCTGCCGCGTGGTGAGTACGCGAGGTTCTGGGACGAGCGGCGATGGCCGTGTCAGAAGCCGCCATGGGGCACGCTCAACGCGGTGAACCTCCACGACGGATCGATCGCCTGGCGCGTGCCGCTCGGGATGGTGGAGGCCCTGGCCGCGAAAGGGATGAAGGACACGGGGACGCCGAATCTCGGCGGCGCGATCGTCACGGCCGGCGGGCTGGTGTTCATCGCCGGCTCGAACGACGCCCGCATGCGTGCGTTCGACGCCCGCACCGGCGCGGTGCTCTGGGAGGCTGCGCTGCCGGCGAGCGGGCATGCGACGCCGATGACGTACCTGGGTCCGCGCAGCGGCACGCAGTTCGTCGCGATCGCCGCCGGGGGCGGCGGATATCTGAGCTCGACCCATGCCGACGCGCTGGTCGCGTTTACCTTGAAGTGA
- a CDS encoding serine hydrolase domain-containing protein, which translates to MPRVANSISRVSRWGFVLRCGSSGPWQAKQLLDTAAIAVILFACSAVAAPQPEQLQRSGELQGFVDEARVTQRLPALAVVVVRSDGRPRVLVSGERRIGKGDPITPADLMHLGSLTKGVTGTVIGALADQHRLTLETTIGQAFPELAAKMQPGYRQVSVRQLLTHSSGVPPYRTRESLQSMLALKGTPAEQRYAFLERVLAEPLRFEPGTRHEYSNAGGAIAGAIAERIGGAPYRQLVQELVFARLGGHAAFGNPGLAATPQPWGHTRTILGTVVEVSPADAVYTTPLAIEPAGDVSLSPQDYGRFLQLHLRGLRGRDDVLKATTIQQLHSRGAPIDPSMGFAMGWSVMPRAGVESHEHVGSYGAYVAYATIQASRDVAVGAFTNLGGGQDSRNAVANVALQIATRVSAER; encoded by the coding sequence ATGCCGCGCGTGGCGAACTCGATCTCACGGGTGTCGAGGTGGGGCTTCGTCTTGCGCTGTGGCTCGTCGGGGCCGTGGCAGGCGAAACAGTTGTTGGACACCGCGGCGATCGCGGTGATCCTGTTCGCCTGCAGTGCTGTGGCGGCGCCGCAGCCGGAACAGCTCCAACGATCAGGGGAGCTGCAGGGTTTCGTCGACGAGGCGCGAGTGACGCAGCGGCTGCCCGCTCTCGCCGTTGTCGTCGTCCGGAGCGATGGCCGGCCGCGGGTTCTGGTGAGCGGCGAACGGCGGATCGGCAAGGGCGATCCGATCACGCCAGCGGACCTGATGCACCTCGGGTCGCTGACCAAGGGCGTCACCGGAACGGTGATCGGAGCGCTCGCCGACCAGCATCGGCTGACGCTGGAGACGACGATCGGCCAGGCGTTTCCCGAGCTGGCGGCGAAGATGCAGCCGGGCTACCGGCAGGTGAGCGTGCGTCAACTGCTGACGCACAGCAGCGGCGTGCCGCCGTATCGCACCAGAGAGTCGCTGCAGTCGATGCTGGCTCTGAAGGGCACGCCCGCGGAACAACGATACGCATTCCTGGAGCGCGTGCTGGCCGAGCCGTTGCGGTTCGAGCCGGGGACCAGGCACGAATACTCGAATGCCGGCGGCGCCATCGCCGGTGCCATCGCCGAGCGGATCGGCGGCGCGCCGTACCGGCAGCTCGTCCAGGAGCTGGTGTTCGCGCGCCTCGGAGGCCACGCGGCATTCGGGAATCCCGGACTCGCGGCCACGCCGCAGCCGTGGGGGCACACGCGAACCATTCTCGGCACGGTCGTCGAGGTGTCCCCCGCCGACGCGGTCTACACGACACCGCTCGCGATCGAGCCAGCCGGCGACGTATCGCTCTCCCCGCAGGACTACGGCCGTTTTCTCCAGCTCCACTTGCGCGGTCTGAGAGGCCGCGATGACGTGCTGAAGGCCACGACGATTCAGCAGCTTCACAGCAGAGGGGCGCCGATCGATCCGTCGATGGGATTTGCGATGGGATGGTCGGTCATGCCGCGAGCCGGTGTCGAGTCGCACGAGCACGTCGGCAGCTATGGCGCCTACGTCGCGTATGCCACGATTCAGGCGTCGCGGGACGTTGCCGTGGGCGCGTTCACGAACCTCGGCGGCGGTCAGGACTCGAGGAACGCCGTGGCGAACGTGGCGTTGCAGATCGCCACGCGGGTCTCGGCGGAGAGGTAG